The DNA sequence aaaaaaaaaatctatatataattataaaatataaaaatatcccataattatttaaaaaaaattaatttattattttcatatgaattttatattttaatatcttttttaaaattattattcgtattattcataattataaatattttttataaataaataaataaaaccaatttCGCAGATGAATCTCTGGACATgcatcatacatacatacattcagttgaatttaattttaaacgaGTGATAGAATCGATCATATCTGTAGGAAAACCAAAATGTCATTTCCGTGATAACATCCCAAGTCAATGTCTTTTATTAGGACCTATCAATATATAACTTTAGCTTCACGATCCCAAAATAGTCGCTACTCCTTCCTTAATCCTTATCCACTTTAGCTCAACCTTCACGGCTTCGGTTCAGATTTGACTGTTGCGATGGACGTTCTTTCTCAGAGAAATTCATCTAcaactttgaatccaaacgcTCCGTCGTTCGTGCCTTTGGCATATCGGACGGTGGAGGACTTCTCCAACCAATGGTGGGCTCTGGTCCAATCCTCCCCTTGGTTCCGCGACTACTGGCTCCAAGAGCGCTTCCAGGATCCCCAAATTGACGCGCAGTTTCCCGATTTTGACGATCTACCCGACGTCGACGCCATCTTCGACGACTACTACTTAGACGACGACAAGAGTAAGTTGAATCATCCGAGGGGTAACACTCTACTCTGGCTCtaattgtgtttggatattgagaaaaGCCTAGTCAACTCCTCGATCCGGCTTGCCGATCCATCTCGCTAACTAaaaatttccctttttttttttggcagacgaggaagaagaaaaagactaTTACAGGGATTTGGTTTCAACGGGGACGTTGAAATGGCAGAAAGCGCGAGCTTTAGCAGAAGTGCCGAGGTATAGGGAGAAAGCCCCCAAGATTGTTAATGTGAAAGTGAGTCCACGCACGATTCAGCAACCGAGGTAGACTGAAAGACCCAATTGGGTTCTCCCGACCCGGTAGATGAGCATGCATCTCGATTCTCTACTCTCTTGTTGTTCCCTTCCCAGTTTGGATAGTTTTTGTACATAATCGACCCTCGCCGTCGCGTCAATCCTCAACTCAAGTGTGCTTTGCGTTTTGTACATTTGTTTCTTTGtgctttatttggttttataatTCTCTGCAAGTTTTAATGGACATTAACATCCAGACTTATGATCTCTtgcacttttttaatttaatctgtTATTATTCGTATTTAGGATGTTCCAATAATACATATAGAGAGaaatgacccaaaaaaaaaggaggataGAATACAGTCCCCAAAATACTAGTACAGCAAACCGGGATAGTCAAGTAATGACGTTTAACGAACATGTAGTAGGATCAACCATAAATCTCGTCTCCCTCCCAATTTCTTGCCGTTTTGCCAATCTTTTGAAGGACTCGGATGACCTCTTCTGTCGTAATGTTACCTGTCACCGTGACCTTGTTCAGTTGCGTATCCACATTATACGTTTCAATATCTGCTCCCCAAAATGACCAAAACCGTCAATATGTAGTAAACGGGAATTAAACTATTGAAAGAATGAAAGATAGAAGACATTATAGAGTAAGGTATTTTGTACGAGAAATTCATGGACCTTCCATCTTCTTGATGGCCTTCAATATTTTCTTGATGCATTCCTCGCAATGCAAGCCCACCTTAACTTCCACCACCTGAAAgaaattcaaatgaaaattagaaTTGCAAAAACAAGTGAAaggaaaacataataataataataataaaattacacatTCACAAACACAGACACACCCCTATATGCTGCATACAGAAAGAGTTATGATAGATTGCGCTACTTACATTACCCATTCTAATTTCAGTACTGTTTCTGGAATTGGGGAGTTAATACTTCAATGACCCTTTTGACAGCTTAATTGGAGAAAAAATAGGGGCCAATGGAATCAAtgaggaaaggaagaagaaagctgtgcctttttttttctgtttggttAATATcccaaacatataataaacatgTAGGTGAAGAGCGCGAGGCATTGGATTCTTTACGTGATTGATGGGAATTTTCACTTTGATAAAGCTTCCCATATTCCTATCAATGTCGACTTTCGAGGGACTAGCCTCCACATATAGGGAGGGCGAAAATCAAACACTACAGGGGTTAATTGAGACAAAAgtgagaataaaaatatataataacttatGCCTGCAACTCCAACCGAGGACCCAAACTTGAATGGTAATTATTCAGTTCACACATACATTAAAggaataaatgtataaaatgtGGGGTTTAGGATGAACAAAATGGAGTCAAAAGCACAAGTGGAGAAAAAGAGAACCGGTGGCACCACAAACAAACACCGTTGGATGTTTGTTCTTTCTGTGGCAGGCAGGCCGCCTtgactttttctttcttaattaatGGGTATATACATCAATCAGTTCCCACTAACATCGCCCCCCCAACCCAACGTTGTGCGGTAAGAATAAGTTCTACTCtgtagaagaaaacaaaaaaaagtggtAACGTTACGGGTCccttaagaaataataattgtctGATGTAGGTGGACAACGGCGTGTCGAGTGAAAGCATCATCATGCTTTAACTATATGTTTGTATTGTTTCA is a window from the Juglans regia cultivar Chandler chromosome 7, Walnut 2.0, whole genome shotgun sequence genome containing:
- the LOC108991926 gene encoding protein EARLY RESPONSIVE TO DEHYDRATION 15-like: MDVLSQRNSSTTLNPNAPSFVPLAYRTVEDFSNQWWALVQSSPWFRDYWLQERFQDPQIDAQFPDFDDLPDVDAIFDDYYLDDDKNEEEEKDYYRDLVSTGTLKWQKARALAEVPRYREKAPKIVNVKVSPRTIQQPR
- the LOC108991927 gene encoding heavy metal-associated isoprenylated plant protein 45; translation: MGNVVEVKVGLHCEECIKKILKAIKKMEDIETYNVDTQLNKVTVTGNITTEEVIRVLQKIGKTARNWEGDEIYG